CGAGTTCGAACGCAGGCGCGTAGTCGGGCTGGAGCCGGCGCACCAGCATGTCGAACGAGGCTTCGGCGCCTTCGTACTGGTAACCCTTCGATTCCTGCTCGTTCACCACCTGCTGGAGCTTGCGACCCTCATCGCGCGACAGTTCGAACTCGAAGCCGCGCTCCTTGATCTTCTGGACGATGCCGCTGCTGCCGCCGAGCTCCGAGACGAGCAGGCGCCGCGTGTTGCCGACGGCTTCCGGCGGGACGTGCTGGTAGCTCACGTCGGTCTTGAGCACCGCCGCGACGTGCAGCCCGCCCTTGTGCGCAAAGGCGCTCGTGCCGACGTACGGCTGGTACGCGCTGGGCACCATGTTGACGATCTCGCTGACGTAGTGGCTCGTCTCGGTCAACAGCGCGAGCTGCTCGTCAGTGACGACGTCGTAGCCGAGCTTGAGCTTGAGATTGGCGATGATGCTCATGAGGTTGGCGTTGCCGCAGCGTTCGCCGTAGCCGTTGACGCAGGCCTGCACCTGGCGCACGCCCAGCGCGACCGCGGCGAGGCTGTTGGCGACGGCAAGCTCGGCGTCGTTGTGGGTGTGGATGCCGAGCGGCGCATCGATCTGCGCCTGCACGGCCCGAATTGCGTCGACCAGTTGCTGCGTCGTCATACCGCCGTTGGTGTCGCAGAGCACGAGGCAGTCCGCCCCGGCGGATGCGGCGGCCTTCAAGCATTGCACCGCGTACTTCGCGTCGGAGACGAAGCCGTCGAAGAAGTGCTCCGCGTCGAAGAAGACGGTGCGGCCGTTTTCCTTCATCAGCCGCACGGAGTCCGCGATCATCGCCAGGTTCTCCTCGAGCGACGTCTCGATCACTTCACGGACGTGCAGTTCATGCGTCTTGCCGACGAGCGTGACGACCGGCGTGCGGGCGTCGAGCAGGGCGCGCAGGTTGGCGTCGGTCGCGGCGTCGCCGCCCGCTTTGCGCGTCGAACCGAAGGCGGCGAGGCGCGCGTGCTGAAGATTGAGTGACTGCGCGCGCACGAAGAACTCGGCGTCCTTGGGATTGCTGCCGGGCCAGCCGCCCTCGATGTAGTGGACGCCCAGTTCATCGAGCTTGCGGGCGATCTTGAGCTTGTCCTCGACGGAAAGGGACATGCCCTCCATCTGGGCGCCATCACGCAGCGTGGTGTCGTAGAGTTCGACGTTCATGGGTGAGATTACGTCTCCTGAATCGCCGCCAGTATAGGACTGGCGGATCGGCCTGCCTATCGGTGAAACGACGGACAGCCAATGACGCCCCGCGGCGATTGACCGCGGGTTTGGCGCCTCTCAGGAGTGGAATTCGTAGCCATCGTGGGGGCAGCCTAGCAGATTTGCTGCGGGCCATCCGTCGCCGCCGGCGGCCGTCATCTGCGCCGTCTGCTTTACCGGCCGATCTGGCGGCGTTACGATAGCTTGATCGAGTACTGAGAGACTGACAGGTCGCGATACGCTGCACGCCGACGCCCTCCGCACCCCCACACTGAATTCTCACGGGAGTCCCGTGCGCTCTTCGCTCACCGCCAGGCGCCGCGCCGATGTCTGAGCGCGGAAGCGAACCCCCGGACGAGCGTACGCAGCGCCATCCGGAGGACGATGGCCGCGAGCAACGGCCTGAGCCGACGCACGTCCGCATCCCGCGCGGGCAACAAGACGACGTAGAGCAGACGGAGATCGTCAGGGGCGCGAAGCCCGGGAGCCGGTTCGCGCGCCGGATCCGCGCCGGCGAGCGGCGGTTCGAGCGTGGCGACGTCGAAGGCACGTACAGGGCGACGGCGCGCGCGACGGCGCCGGCGACGTCGTTCGGGCGCGTCCTGCGCAACTTTCGACGCGTCTTCGTCGGGTCGCCGATCTCGTCCGAGCATCTCGAAGATCAACGACTGCCGAAGTCGAAGGCGCTCGCCGTCTTTTCTTCGGACGCCCTCTCGTCGAGCGCATACGCCACGGACGAGATCTTGCTCGTACTCGCCGGCGCGGGCACCGCTGTGCTGACGCAATCGCTGCCGATCGCGCTGGCGATCGTGGCGCTGCTGGCCGTCGTGACGTTTTCGTATCGGCAGACGATCAAGGCGTACCCGAGCGGCGGCGGCGCGTACATCGTCGCGCGCGACAACTTCGGGAACCTCGCCGGCATTACGGCTGCGGCGGGGCTCGCCGTCGGGTACATTCTGACCGTTGCGGTCTCGATCGCCGCGGGCGTGTTCGCCGTGGTATCGGCAGTCCCGGAACTCGTCGACTACAAGGTGCCGATGGCGCTCGGGGCGGTCGGACTGGTGACGCTGCTCAACCTGCGCGGACTGCGCGAAAGCGGCACGATCTTCGCGATCCCGACGTACGGCTTTATCGCCGCATTCGCGTTCATGATCGCCGTCGGACTCGTCCGGTCGATCATCGACCCGGACCTGCGCGCCACCGAGCCGCCGGGCGGCTGGCACGAGCCGGGCACGAGCGCGCTCTCCATCTTCATC
The sequence above is a segment of the Dehalococcoidia bacterium genome. Coding sequences within it:
- the cimA gene encoding citramalate synthase, with product MNVELYDTTLRDGAQMEGMSLSVEDKLKIARKLDELGVHYIEGGWPGSNPKDAEFFVRAQSLNLQHARLAAFGSTRKAGGDAATDANLRALLDARTPVVTLVGKTHELHVREVIETSLEENLAMIADSVRLMKENGRTVFFDAEHFFDGFVSDAKYAVQCLKAAASAGADCLVLCDTNGGMTTQQLVDAIRAVQAQIDAPLGIHTHNDAELAVANSLAAVALGVRQVQACVNGYGERCGNANLMSIIANLKLKLGYDVVTDEQLALLTETSHYVSEIVNMVPSAYQPYVGTSAFAHKGGLHVAAVLKTDVSYQHVPPEAVGNTRRLLVSELGGSSGIVQKIKERGFEFELSRDEGRKLQQVVNEQESKGYQYEGAEASFDMLVRRLQPDYAPAFELDDFWIVERSAATQEHGREMQAEAMAKVRIDTQLRQTAAEGNGPVNALDAAVRKALVEFFPTIYAVKLVDFKVRIIDSAAGTSAAVRVLIESTDGEHFWTTVGASTDIIEASWLALADSLEYFLVKRAGWIPG